A portion of the Shewanella sp. SNU WT4 genome contains these proteins:
- a CDS encoding LysR family transcriptional regulator codes for MPDVNGMMLFAAVVRAKGFSQAARETGLPKSTISRKVAQLEEHLGVRLLQRDTRNLSLTQVGALFYQHCETINSEVEAAKATIENTHSNISGSLRVAIPVSFSQELISHLCSGFMRLHPGIELDVQFTDNDVGLVGEGFDIAIKYGPLQSSDLVARLLFERQAILVASPSYLKHNGTPATPKELSHHNGILMGTSRSAPIWPLGKGNRKTMASFKRKVRANSAVMVRQLALDDFGIALLSYSSCKNELASGALVPILQEWPIEPFKVYGVYSSRRQLANNISAFLDFLSKRFNAQESLQSLMC; via the coding sequence ATGCCTGACGTAAACGGTATGATGCTGTTTGCAGCCGTAGTGCGTGCTAAAGGTTTTTCACAAGCAGCCAGAGAAACTGGATTGCCGAAATCTACCATTAGTCGCAAGGTTGCACAACTTGAAGAGCACTTAGGCGTGCGATTATTACAACGAGATACCCGTAATTTAAGTCTGACTCAAGTTGGCGCGCTGTTTTATCAGCACTGTGAAACCATTAATAGTGAAGTTGAGGCCGCCAAGGCAACCATAGAAAATACTCACTCTAATATTTCAGGATCGCTGCGAGTCGCTATTCCCGTCTCTTTTAGTCAAGAATTAATCAGTCATCTTTGCAGTGGCTTTATGCGCCTGCATCCTGGGATAGAGCTCGATGTGCAATTTACCGATAATGATGTGGGATTAGTAGGTGAAGGTTTCGATATCGCCATTAAATATGGACCGTTACAATCATCGGACTTAGTGGCTAGATTACTGTTTGAACGCCAAGCCATACTGGTCGCAAGCCCTAGTTACTTAAAGCATAATGGCACCCCAGCCACACCAAAAGAGCTCAGCCATCATAATGGAATATTAATGGGCACTTCACGTTCTGCGCCTATTTGGCCGCTCGGAAAAGGCAACCGTAAAACCATGGCGAGCTTTAAACGTAAAGTCCGCGCTAATAGCGCAGTCATGGTGCGCCAACTTGCTTTGGATGATTTTGGTATAGCGCTACTGTCTTACTCAAGCTGCAAAAACGAGCTTGCTAGCGGCGCCTTAGTTCCGATATTACAAGAATGGCCCATTGAGCCATTTAAAGTGTACGGGGTTTATTCAAGTCGGCGCCAACTTGCAAACAATATCAGCGCCTTCCTTGATTTTTTAAGCAAACGTTTTAATGCCCAAGAATCACTGCAGTCATTGATGTGCTAA
- the fusA gene encoding elongation factor G: MTDLSKYRNIGIFAHVDAGKTTTTERILKLTGKIHRVGEVHDGASTMDFMDQEAERGITIQSAATTCFWKDHRFNVIDTPGHVDFTVEVYRSLKVLDGGVGVFCGSGGVEPQSETNWRYANESEVARIIFVNKLDRMGADFLRVVGQIKKVLGANPLVMTLPIGREDEFVGVVDVLTRQAFVWDDSGLPENFEIKEIPEDMVDLVEEYREMMVETAVEQDDDLMESYMEGTEPSIEELKRCIRKGTINLSFFPTFCGSAFKNKGMQLVLDGVVDYLPCPTEVEPQPLTDEEGTATGEVATVSVTEPFRALAFKIMDDRFGALTFIRIYSGKLEKGMTIMNSFTGKTERIGRMVEMHADDRNEIDKAQAGDIIAIVGMKNVQTGHTLCDPKHPCTLEPMVFPVPVISIAVTPKDKGASEKLGVALGKMVAEDPSFLVETDQETGDTILKGMGELHLDIKVDILKRTHGVELTVGAPQVAYRETITQAIEDSYTHKKQSGGSGQFGKIDYKIIPGEQGSGFKFTSKVVGGNVPKEFWPAVEKGFNFMMDIGPLAGFPVLDVEVELLDGAYHAVDSSAIAFEIAAKGAFRQSMPKAKPQLLEPIMKVDVFTPDDHVGDVIGDLNRRRGMIKDQEAGLTGVRVKSDVPLAEMFGYIGQLRTMTSGRGQFSMEFSHYAPCPNNVAEVVIAETKAKDAAAKK; this comes from the coding sequence ATGACCGACTTATCAAAATACAGAAATATTGGTATTTTCGCTCACGTTGACGCGGGTAAAACCACGACCACCGAGCGTATCCTCAAGCTCACAGGTAAAATCCACCGTGTAGGTGAAGTGCATGATGGCGCTTCAACCATGGACTTCATGGATCAAGAAGCTGAACGTGGTATTACCATTCAGTCAGCGGCGACTACCTGTTTCTGGAAAGATCACCGTTTTAACGTTATCGACACCCCTGGTCACGTTGACTTCACCGTTGAAGTTTATCGTTCTCTGAAAGTACTGGATGGCGGCGTTGGTGTATTCTGTGGTAGCGGTGGTGTAGAACCACAATCAGAAACTAACTGGCGTTATGCTAACGAATCTGAAGTTGCTCGTATCATCTTCGTAAACAAGTTAGACCGTATGGGTGCTGACTTCTTACGCGTTGTTGGCCAGATCAAGAAAGTATTGGGTGCAAACCCATTAGTTATGACTCTGCCTATCGGCCGTGAAGATGAATTCGTTGGTGTTGTTGACGTTCTGACTCGTCAAGCCTTCGTATGGGATGACTCTGGTCTGCCAGAAAACTTCGAAATCAAAGAAATTCCAGAAGACATGGTTGACTTGGTAGAAGAATACCGTGAAATGATGGTTGAAACTGCTGTTGAGCAGGACGACGATCTGATGGAATCTTACATGGAAGGTACTGAACCTTCTATTGAAGAGCTGAAGCGTTGTATCCGTAAGGGTACCATCAACCTGTCATTCTTCCCTACCTTCTGTGGTAGTGCGTTTAAGAACAAAGGTATGCAACTGGTTCTGGACGGTGTGGTTGATTACCTGCCATGTCCAACTGAAGTTGAGCCACAGCCACTGACTGATGAAGAAGGCACCGCCACTGGCGAAGTTGCTACTGTATCTGTTACTGAGCCTTTCCGCGCATTAGCGTTCAAGATCATGGATGACCGTTTCGGCGCCCTGACCTTTATCCGCATCTACTCAGGTAAGCTGGAAAAGGGCATGACTATCATGAACTCTTTCACTGGTAAGACTGAGCGTATCGGCCGTATGGTTGAAATGCACGCTGATGACCGTAACGAAATCGATAAAGCCCAAGCGGGTGACATTATCGCTATCGTTGGTATGAAGAACGTACAAACTGGTCACACTCTGTGTGATCCTAAGCACCCTTGTACTCTTGAGCCAATGGTATTCCCAGTACCAGTTATCTCTATCGCTGTAACTCCTAAGGATAAAGGCGCTTCTGAGAAATTAGGTGTTGCTCTGGGTAAAATGGTTGCAGAAGATCCATCATTCCTGGTTGAAACCGACCAAGAAACTGGTGACACCATCCTGAAAGGTATGGGCGAACTGCACTTAGACATCAAAGTAGACATCCTGAAGCGTACTCACGGTGTTGAACTGACTGTAGGTGCTCCACAGGTAGCTTACCGTGAGACTATCACTCAAGCTATCGAAGACAGCTACACTCACAAGAAGCAGTCTGGTGGTTCAGGCCAATTCGGTAAGATTGATTATAAGATCATTCCTGGCGAGCAAGGTTCTGGCTTCAAGTTTACCTCTAAAGTTGTTGGTGGTAACGTACCTAAAGAATTCTGGCCTGCTGTTGAAAAAGGCTTCAATTTCATGATGGATATCGGCCCTCTGGCTGGCTTTCCAGTACTTGACGTTGAAGTTGAACTGTTAGATGGTGCATACCACGCAGTTGACTCATCAGCTATCGCGTTCGAAATCGCTGCTAAAGGCGCTTTCCGTCAATCTATGCCTAAGGCTAAGCCACAGTTGCTTGAGCCTATCATGAAGGTTGACGTGTTCACTCCAGATGACCACGTTGGTGACGTTATCGGTGACTTGAACCGTCGTCGCGGTATGATCAAAGATCAGGAAGCTGGTCTGACTGGCGTTCGCGTTAAGTCTGACGTGCCATTAGCAGAAATGTTCGGTTATATCGGTCAATTACGTACTATGACTTCTGGTCGCGGTCAGTTCTCTATGGAGTTCTCACACTACGCACCATGTCCAAACAACGTAGCTGAAGTTGTTATTGCTGAAACTAAAGCTAAAGACGCTGCTGCTAAGAAGTAA
- a CDS encoding porin, with translation MKCSRKNRHLWGVVFFACAFSLVSKGAIAESSPEIDWSGFATLGVTYRDHHDLFFHRDYSLNADDEHFSVKSDSLLGLQTNVQLSDEWDAMGQVVWQDSFDNDLANALQWAFVRYRPNHNWVIRVGRIGLDLYMMSEYRNVDYAYIWSRPFTEFYGLTSSISRIDGADISYFTALGEYDLELKLAYGSNEFKLQGADNPIMLSLDGNLAFTASLRNETMLWRFAIAKTSLTGESVENNILIDALNQIPHPFWPAASDIAAGLVLDDRQVNYFALGFQYDSGPWLFQTELGYTDSSWIYFQSNINGYGALAYRYRDFTGFGAISHIENTEDAATVPPPSSLVQYLPPNFQAQIDAIYDGTSMAVNSARVSQTGYSLGVRWDFYPKMALKLQWDYFLIDDSGSALWQRKTDIKGEQNVNLVSLNWNMVF, from the coding sequence TTGAAATGCTCAAGGAAGAACCGTCACTTATGGGGTGTCGTTTTTTTTGCCTGCGCTTTTAGCTTGGTCTCTAAGGGGGCTATCGCCGAGTCATCGCCTGAAATCGATTGGAGCGGATTTGCCACCTTAGGGGTGACTTATCGCGATCACCATGACCTATTTTTCCATCGTGATTACAGCTTAAATGCCGATGATGAACACTTTAGTGTTAAGTCCGACAGCTTGCTCGGCTTGCAAACCAATGTGCAGCTGAGCGATGAGTGGGACGCCATGGGGCAAGTGGTGTGGCAAGATAGTTTTGATAATGATTTAGCCAACGCGTTGCAATGGGCCTTTGTGCGTTATCGCCCTAATCACAATTGGGTCATTCGCGTGGGGCGTATTGGCTTAGACTTGTACATGATGAGCGAATATCGCAATGTGGATTATGCCTACATTTGGTCGCGTCCTTTTACAGAATTCTATGGCTTAACTTCTTCTATCTCACGAATTGATGGCGCCGATATCAGTTATTTCACTGCCTTAGGCGAATATGATCTCGAACTTAAACTGGCCTATGGCAGCAACGAATTTAAGCTGCAAGGGGCTGATAACCCAATTATGTTGTCCCTTGATGGCAATCTGGCCTTTACTGCTTCGCTTCGAAATGAAACCATGCTATGGCGTTTTGCGATAGCCAAAACGTCCCTTACAGGGGAGTCAGTGGAAAATAACATCCTCATAGATGCACTCAATCAAATCCCTCATCCATTCTGGCCGGCAGCCAGTGATATTGCTGCAGGCTTAGTGCTGGATGATAGGCAAGTCAATTACTTTGCCTTAGGATTTCAATACGACTCTGGTCCTTGGTTATTTCAAACTGAACTTGGTTACACCGACTCAAGCTGGATTTACTTCCAGTCCAACATCAATGGCTATGGCGCATTGGCGTATCGTTATCGCGATTTCACTGGATTTGGCGCTATCTCTCACATAGAAAATACCGAAGACGCCGCCACAGTTCCGCCGCCATCATCGTTAGTGCAATATCTGCCGCCAAATTTTCAAGCGCAAATTGATGCCATTTATGATGGTACTAGTATGGCCGTTAATTCTGCCAGAGTATCGCAAACTGGATATAGCCTAGGGGTACGCTGGGATTTTTATCCCAAAATGGCGTTAAAGCTACAGTGGGATTATTTTCTGATAGATGACAGCGGCTCAGCCTTGTGGCAGCGAAAAACCGATATTAAGGGTGAGCAAAATGTAAACCTGGTATCACTGAATTGGAACATGGTGTTTTGA
- a CDS encoding diguanylate cyclase has translation MNSPRPASKLYVVVAIAIAVVASIFAIMASSYFYFDVAQRERQSADNLISQLALTVKKTAEVASFVNNVELAQEIVDGLVANDLVANAAIRNNNGKYLAGVVTVSKTDKIASSVSFPLYHPFFDDELLGSLEIVPDQNFIAQKAETLAKRQAVLLLLYTALVVLAVSYLVHRMLTAPLALLTKEFAQITPGQDHHIAMLKHHQHDEIGALVTGINQLLDSLNTSIVEERRLRQKTEVLEQKFRLIFESASAGICLIDEKNLLLVFNPAFAKLVSADNVCREEDDLTAAFEDQHEIALFLEQLRGNDLETVAMDLKLKRHESGHSRWVHCLFSKLTTSMGQEQMMIEVLMYDVTERTMEESMTRFEADHDPLTRLKNRRSGERLLQDMLNRAQEQRRVMVVMLIDLDAFKPINDKFGHDAGDIVLKEVSERMVLIAGTDAVCIRWGGDEFVLAYLLDDINPHVLTAALAQELLAIIALPIYLDSGEQCKVGASIGMALYPFNGLDLARLLDAADIAMYQVKESGKQSYAFVRKLEA, from the coding sequence ATGAATTCTCCGCGCCCCGCCAGTAAACTTTATGTGGTCGTTGCTATAGCCATTGCCGTGGTGGCGAGTATTTTCGCTATCATGGCATCCAGTTATTTTTATTTTGATGTGGCGCAACGTGAGCGCCAAAGCGCTGATAATTTGATTAGCCAACTGGCGTTAACCGTAAAAAAAACCGCCGAAGTGGCAAGCTTTGTTAATAACGTTGAATTGGCGCAAGAGATAGTCGATGGTCTAGTGGCTAATGATTTAGTGGCCAATGCCGCTATTCGTAACAACAACGGCAAGTATTTAGCGGGAGTGGTAACTGTTTCTAAAACCGATAAAATAGCGTCTTCAGTTAGTTTCCCTTTATATCATCCCTTCTTTGACGATGAACTGCTTGGCAGTTTAGAGATAGTGCCAGATCAAAACTTTATTGCGCAAAAGGCTGAAACGCTGGCGAAACGTCAAGCCGTGTTACTGCTGTTGTACACTGCATTAGTGGTATTGGCAGTATCTTACTTAGTGCACCGTATGTTAACTGCGCCCTTGGCCTTATTAACTAAAGAATTTGCCCAGATTACCCCGGGGCAAGATCATCATATCGCCATGCTTAAACATCATCAGCATGATGAGATTGGCGCGCTTGTCACAGGCATTAATCAGTTGCTTGATTCACTTAATACCTCGATTGTTGAAGAGCGGCGCTTACGCCAGAAAACAGAAGTGCTGGAGCAAAAATTTAGACTTATTTTTGAATCCGCCAGCGCAGGTATCTGCTTAATCGATGAGAAAAATCTCCTGCTGGTATTTAACCCCGCGTTTGCCAAATTAGTCTCTGCCGATAACGTGTGCAGAGAAGAAGATGATTTAACCGCAGCGTTTGAAGATCAGCACGAGATAGCTTTATTTCTCGAACAATTACGCGGTAATGACCTTGAAACTGTGGCCATGGATCTTAAGCTCAAGCGCCATGAGTCTGGCCATTCACGCTGGGTGCATTGCTTATTCTCCAAGCTCACGACGAGTATGGGCCAAGAGCAAATGATGATAGAAGTGTTAATGTACGATGTTACTGAACGCACCATGGAAGAGTCGATGACACGCTTTGAAGCCGACCATGACCCGTTAACTCGACTCAAAAATCGCCGTAGTGGTGAGCGTTTATTGCAAGACATGCTTAATCGCGCGCAGGAGCAAAGGCGGGTGATGGTGGTCATGCTGATTGATTTGGATGCTTTTAAGCCCATTAACGATAAATTTGGCCATGATGCGGGTGATATAGTCTTAAAAGAAGTCAGTGAGCGCATGGTACTCATTGCTGGAACCGATGCCGTGTGCATTCGCTGGGGCGGCGATGAATTTGTATTAGCATATTTACTCGATGACATTAATCCGCATGTATTAACCGCGGCTTTAGCTCAAGAGTTATTAGCCATTATTGCTTTACCTATCTATTTGGATTCGGGTGAGCAATGTAAGGTCGGCGCGAGTATTGGTATGGCCTTGTATCCCTTTAACGGCTTAGATTTAGCTAGGCTTCTGGACGCCGCTGATATTGCTATGTATCAAGTCAAAGAGTCTGGCAAACAGAGCTATGCGTTTGTGCGCAAACTCGAAGCTTAG
- a CDS encoding biotin carboxylase N-terminal domain-containing protein, producing the protein MTSKNQPMQMTQVYKTADPLFLQAEHLAKDFSLFPEHSKRSLSAEVEGLLDDDAIQANLKKLSQLDVDGYVAKVIQPTLDKNRPGAKRIIADLKGKLITDTHMGPFYSAEIALNFGGRTRRIGFIAQERTTANGAWMPEHHLACCDAIRHFAELSMPIIYMIDTPGADAGELANSHNQAHSISKAIAESANVDVPTVGIVIGAGYSGGAIPLASANILLSLRDGIFNTIQPQGLQSIARKYNLSWQECAKSVGVAPEELYTLGCIDGIIDFTPSDRDERQHNLRRAIISSITAVERAAISFVKESRDLREHHDRSLQRFLTPSTNLAALENNAKMAVAQNPTMHLNLFGSAYRYLRYLTLRSRIHSISQDQYGRLSKVSVPEGDLRARITQEQEKVFQSWLTNPDKIVYDEELNKLWTQFMTKRSEVSTERNVLTRFILGEPKENYKKARKALLFNLGWSLYHRWKNNSANNFVGLIEYLENIKPEVTKRPWPDLNQLTVLDVVVNEELRTDFIWHCHNIMIFNALYDNVVINLASIAKEAMSTKSLSRDSVDSLLHTSIDKALSNENVANDKSKFYKWLKYFMSQSNRADLLVRVEQWKSVGFPQLNNSLFVILTYFFERLLPEYFDSEEESGKYTGTINPVRIGRRKDFWNRLTMGYQDLLIQKVLREDKRAGHLTWQNIVAKFFKNFDEINADKMSANQLNFPGFRLSIEDALDKGIRPCGLITGIGELNQQGKKIRAGIAVSNTAFQAGAFDMASAEKFSSLLIECAKRKLPVICFISSGGMQTKEGAAALFSMAVVNDRITRFIRDNELPVLMFGFGDCTGGAQASFVTHPLVQTYYLSGTNMPFAGQMVVPAYLPSTSTLSNYLSKIPGSMNGLVNNPFNDSLNTQLASIDALMPMPQQTIEEVIAKALSSLVPETEAEEDEIVQDDPRILMKPIKKVLIHARGCTAVKLIRKAHDNGINVVLVASDPDMTSVPADMLKEDDKLVCIGGNTSDESYLNAYSVLKVAEYEQVDALHPGIGFLSESPQFAALCVNNGVNFIGPSVNSMTTMGNKSNAIKTSQAQQVPVVPGSHGILNNAEQAVNVANEIGYPVLLKAVQGGGGKGIQVVKRSEDMIGLFQKTATEAAAAFGNGDLYLEKYVTSLRHIEVQLLRDKFGNTKVLGIRDCSVQRNNQKVIEESGSTMLPDDLKQLVLKYTSALGDATDYMGAGTVEFIYNLDANEVYFMEMNTRLQVEHPVTEVTSGIDIVSAQFDIAAGRSIADLVPQELGYAIEVRVTAEKAALDSQGILQLVPNPGKLTECILPERDDVEIIAMVAPNKEVSPYYDSLIAQIIIHGDKREDTIEKMCEYLDTVSIKGIATNIPLLKRILKDGTFREGVYDTNYLPRLLAELDVPELIAEMEAAAETGGINTESLRVGETNELKVLAQGAGIFYSSPAPGEPDFVNEGDIVTVDQVLALTEAMKMFSQLNLASFNRKGAVLYPEDQRYRIERILNTNGQQISQGDLLFVVSPIEA; encoded by the coding sequence ATGACGAGCAAAAATCAGCCCATGCAAATGACTCAAGTTTATAAAACTGCTGATCCGCTATTTCTTCAGGCGGAACATTTAGCAAAAGACTTTTCACTATTTCCAGAGCACAGTAAACGTAGTCTGTCAGCGGAAGTAGAAGGCCTATTAGATGACGATGCTATTCAGGCTAACTTAAAAAAACTGTCACAGTTAGATGTCGATGGTTATGTGGCTAAGGTTATTCAACCTACCTTAGACAAAAATCGCCCTGGTGCTAAGCGCATCATTGCTGATTTAAAAGGCAAGCTGATCACTGATACCCATATGGGGCCTTTTTACAGTGCTGAAATTGCATTAAATTTTGGTGGTCGCACTCGTCGTATTGGTTTTATTGCTCAAGAGCGAACCACGGCCAATGGTGCTTGGATGCCTGAGCATCACCTTGCTTGTTGTGATGCGATTCGTCATTTCGCCGAATTGTCTATGCCAATTATTTATATGATTGATACTCCTGGCGCTGATGCTGGTGAGTTAGCTAATAGTCATAACCAAGCGCATTCTATTTCTAAAGCTATTGCCGAAAGTGCCAACGTCGATGTACCGACTGTGGGTATTGTTATCGGTGCTGGTTACTCAGGTGGCGCGATTCCTTTAGCGTCTGCCAATATCTTGCTGTCGCTGCGTGATGGTATTTTCAATACTATTCAGCCGCAAGGCTTGCAAAGCATTGCCCGTAAATACAACTTGTCATGGCAAGAATGTGCTAAATCAGTGGGTGTAGCGCCAGAAGAGCTTTACACCTTAGGCTGTATTGACGGCATTATTGATTTCACGCCAAGCGATCGCGATGAGCGTCAACATAACTTACGCCGCGCCATTATTTCATCGATCACCGCCGTTGAACGTGCGGCTATATCGTTTGTTAAAGAATCGCGGGATTTACGTGAGCATCACGACCGCTCACTGCAGCGCTTTTTGACGCCATCAACCAATCTGGCTGCGCTTGAAAACAATGCCAAAATGGCCGTGGCTCAAAACCCGACCATGCACCTTAACTTGTTTGGTAGTGCCTATCGTTATTTGCGCTATCTAACCTTACGCAGCCGTATTCATTCGATTTCTCAAGATCAGTACGGACGTTTATCTAAGGTGAGTGTCCCTGAAGGTGATTTACGTGCTCGAATCACGCAAGAGCAAGAAAAAGTCTTCCAAAGCTGGTTAACTAACCCTGATAAAATTGTCTACGACGAAGAGCTAAACAAGTTGTGGACTCAGTTTATGACTAAGCGTTCAGAGGTGAGTACTGAGCGTAACGTGCTGACGCGCTTTATCTTAGGCGAGCCTAAAGAAAACTATAAGAAAGCCCGTAAGGCTTTGTTATTTAATCTGGGTTGGTCTTTGTATCATCGTTGGAAAAATAACTCCGCCAACAACTTTGTGGGTCTGATTGAGTACCTGGAAAATATCAAACCGGAAGTGACTAAGCGTCCTTGGCCGGATCTTAACCAGCTGACAGTGCTGGATGTGGTTGTCAATGAAGAACTGCGTACTGACTTCATTTGGCATTGCCATAACATCATGATATTCAACGCGCTTTATGACAATGTCGTGATTAATTTGGCATCGATTGCTAAAGAAGCCATGTCGACCAAGAGTCTGTCACGCGATTCAGTAGATAGCTTATTACATACTTCTATCGATAAAGCGTTATCTAATGAAAACGTAGCCAACGATAAGAGTAAGTTTTATAAGTGGCTGAAATACTTCATGTCACAGTCAAATCGTGCCGATTTATTGGTGCGGGTTGAGCAGTGGAAGAGTGTTGGTTTCCCACAATTAAACAACTCATTGTTTGTGATTTTGACGTATTTCTTCGAGCGTTTGCTACCAGAGTATTTTGATAGCGAAGAGGAAAGTGGCAAGTACACCGGCACTATTAACCCTGTGCGTATCGGTCGTCGTAAAGACTTCTGGAACCGCTTAACTATGGGTTATCAGGATTTATTAATCCAAAAAGTGCTGCGTGAAGATAAGCGCGCGGGTCATTTAACATGGCAAAATATTGTCGCGAAGTTCTTTAAGAACTTCGACGAAATTAATGCCGATAAGATGTCTGCAAACCAATTAAACTTCCCAGGTTTCCGTCTGTCCATTGAAGATGCGCTGGATAAAGGTATTCGTCCTTGCGGTTTGATTACTGGTATTGGCGAGCTTAATCAGCAAGGCAAAAAAATCCGCGCGGGTATTGCGGTATCAAATACGGCCTTCCAAGCCGGCGCCTTTGATATGGCGAGCGCTGAGAAGTTCTCATCATTACTGATTGAGTGTGCTAAGCGTAAACTGCCGGTGATTTGCTTTATTTCATCGGGCGGCATGCAAACCAAAGAAGGTGCTGCGGCGCTGTTCTCTATGGCCGTGGTGAACGATCGTATCACTCGCTTTATTCGTGATAACGAATTACCTGTGCTGATGTTTGGTTTTGGTGATTGTACTGGTGGCGCACAAGCATCGTTTGTGACTCATCCATTGGTGCAAACTTATTATTTATCTGGCACTAACATGCCATTTGCTGGCCAAATGGTAGTTCCAGCTTACTTGCCTTCAACCTCGACCTTATCCAACTACTTGTCTAAGATCCCAGGTTCAATGAATGGCTTAGTAAACAACCCATTTAATGACAGCTTAAATACCCAGTTAGCGAGCATAGACGCTTTAATGCCTATGCCGCAGCAGACTATTGAAGAAGTTATAGCTAAAGCCTTATCAAGCTTAGTGCCTGAAACGGAAGCTGAAGAAGATGAGATAGTGCAAGACGATCCACGTATCTTGATGAAGCCGATTAAGAAAGTGTTGATCCATGCGCGTGGTTGTACTGCGGTTAAGCTTATCCGTAAGGCGCACGATAATGGCATTAATGTGGTGTTAGTGGCATCTGATCCTGACATGACATCAGTACCTGCCGACATGCTCAAAGAAGATGATAAGTTAGTCTGTATTGGTGGTAACACCTCGGATGAATCTTATCTGAACGCTTACTCAGTACTAAAAGTGGCTGAATATGAGCAAGTTGACGCGCTGCATCCTGGTATTGGCTTCTTGTCTGAAAGCCCACAATTTGCCGCCTTGTGCGTGAATAATGGCGTTAACTTTATTGGTCCTAGCGTTAACTCTATGACCACTATGGGTAATAAATCCAACGCCATTAAAACTTCACAAGCGCAGCAAGTGCCAGTGGTTCCTGGCTCACACGGTATTTTGAACAATGCCGAGCAAGCGGTAAACGTGGCTAACGAAATTGGTTATCCAGTTCTGCTTAAAGCCGTACAAGGTGGCGGTGGTAAAGGTATTCAGGTCGTTAAGCGCTCTGAAGACATGATAGGTCTATTCCAAAAGACGGCCACAGAAGCGGCGGCGGCCTTTGGTAATGGCGACTTGTATTTAGAAAAGTATGTGACTTCACTGCGTCATATCGAAGTGCAGTTACTGCGCGATAAGTTTGGCAATACTAAGGTATTAGGTATTCGCGATTGTTCGGTACAGCGCAATAACCAAAAAGTGATTGAAGAGTCGGGTTCAACTATGTTACCTGACGATCTCAAGCAGTTGGTGTTGAAATACACTAGTGCTCTGGGGGATGCCACTGATTACATGGGTGCCGGTACCGTTGAGTTTATTTATAACTTAGATGCCAACGAAGTTTACTTCATGGAAATGAACACTCGTCTGCAGGTAGAGCATCCGGTGACTGAGGTGACGTCGGGCATTGATATTGTTAGCGCGCAATTTGATATTGCGGCTGGTCGCTCAATTGCGGACTTAGTGCCACAAGAATTGGGTTATGCCATCGAGGTGCGTGTTACCGCTGAAAAAGCTGCACTCGATAGCCAAGGCATACTGCAACTTGTGCCTAACCCAGGTAAGTTGACTGAATGTATTTTGCCTGAGCGTGATGATGTTGAAATTATTGCTATGGTGGCGCCAAATAAAGAAGTGTCACCTTATTACGACAGCTTAATCGCGCAAATCATTATCCATGGCGATAAGCGTGAAGATACCATAGAGAAAATGTGTGAGTATTTAGATACTGTGTCGATTAAAGGCATTGCGACTAATATTCCGCTGCTTAAGCGTATTCTTAAAGATGGAACCTTCCGTGAAGGCGTTTACGACACTAACTATCTGCCGCGCTTATTGGCTGAGTTAGATGTGCCTGAGCTGATTGCTGAGATGGAAGCTGCCGCAGAAACCGGTGGTATTAACACTGAGTCACTGCGGGTTGGTGAAACCAATGAGCTTAAAGTGCTGGCGCAAGGCGCAGGTATTTTCTATAGCTCACCAGCGCCAGGTGAACCTGATTTTGTTAACGAAGGCGACATAGTCACTGTCGATCAAGTGTTAGCATTAACTGAAGCGATGAAGATGTTCTCGCAGCTGAACTTAGCTAGCTTTAACCGTAAAGGCGCCGTGTTGTATCCTGAAGATCAGCGTTATCGTATTGAGCGTATTCTTAATACTAACGGTCAGCAGATTTCACAAGGTGACTTGCTGTTTGTGGTATCACCGATCGAAGCGTAA